The genome window GAAGTTGCTGCCGCTTCAACGGAATATGAAAAACGTGCTGGCGTTCATGGAAAAAGTGAACCAGAGCGCTGATTACATCATCAAGGAAACGGAGATCAAAGTTCGGCTCAAAGAAACGGAATACCAGATCGTTAAAGATAGCTCCAACGCACTCAAGACCGCCGTTAGTATCTTCAAAGGGGACCCCGACAAGAAGTTTTACTTCGATCAGTCGATGGAATACATTCAGGACGATATGAGCATGAAGCTCGGCGAAATGAAACGGGCCATGGATCTGTCGATGGACTTTATCAATGGCGTAGATATCCAGAACGGTATCCTGTCCGACAAAGGGGAAGCTCTGCTGGACGCTTACAATAAGGGCGAGTTCAAGATGGTTCAGCTTGACGCCCCCGCGCAACCCGTCATCACGGGGCCCAATCCCCAGAAAGACGCTGGTTACAAGAATTTGCTCGATTAATTTCCTTGAGCGACTGAGCGAAATAGTAATGGAGTGAACCTCATTCAACTGCATTTAGGTACTCAGTCGCTCAATCACTCCTTCACTTTTCCCCCTGCTAAACACTATGCAACGTTTAACCGTAGCCGGTCGGCTGCTCATCACGGCCCTGATTCTGGCCGCCATCTTCTTCGGATTCCGCTATTTTGGCGGTGCTGATGCCCTGCGCAAAATTGCGCCGAAACAATCGGAAGAGTCCGCTACCCTACCCAAGTCAGACGATCAGGCCTCATCAGCCTCAACGGAGGAATCAAGCGCATCATCGGATAATTCGTCGTCTGGCGCATCGGATGAAGCAACTAGTTCGGGCACTCGCCGGTCATTCACCTACACACCCCCTGCACCGACGAACGGTAAGCTCAAAGGTGTTGTCGAGCTAGGGGCCAGTGGCTTCAACTCATTCATTATCCGGGTTGATGACCAGAAAAACTGGAAGCTCGAAAAAGCCGAATTTGGCAATAGTCTGGTTATCGAGAATATGGCTTCGGACGATGATATCCGGTCGGGTTTGAAGAGCTACATCGGCAAAATGCTCGATTTCGGTGTCAGTGGCCGCGACATTCATTTCGTTGTCAGTTCGGGCGCGGTGAAGGCCGAAGGCACGCAGAAGATTATCAAAGCGTTGAAATCGCTGAACTACTTTGTCAATACGGTAACGCCGGAGCAGGAAGGGTCGCTGGGTCTGAAATCAGTCCTACCTGCCGATTACGCCAGCAATTCATTCGTGGTCGATATTGGTTCGGGGAACACCAAGATTTCCTGGAAAAATGGCAGTGCCACGAAAGCCATCGAAACCTACGGAGCCAAGTATTTCCAGAACGGAACTAGCGATGAAGTCGTTGCTTCGGAAGTGAGTGCCAAAGCCAAGCAAGTTCCGGAAGATCACCGGAAAACGTGCTTCATCATTGGTGGCGTACCGTTTGAGCTGGCCAAAGCCGTTCGAAACGGGAAAGAGCGGTACACGGTGCTGGACGCGCCGTCGGCTTATAAACTCGACAACGCTAAGTCGAAAGCAGGGCTGAACATCTACAAAGCCGTTGCCGATGCTACTGGCTGTGATCAGTTCGTTTTCGACTGGGATGCTAACTTCACCATCGGTTTCCTGCTGAACCTGTAAACCTAACTTAGTAACGGGTTCTCGGACCTGATATTACAGCAACAAATAGCCCGATCTCAAGCTGAGATCGGGCTATTTTCGTTTCCGGTTCGTCAGCCAACAACGCGGTTGTAACGTCGTAGCGCGGACGGTCGGCCGTTGCCGTGGAAACCTGCGATAGCTGACTAGGACTGGCTAAAATCGCGGGTTTCCACGGCAACGGCCGACCGTCCGCGCTACGACCATAAAATTCCTTACTTTTTGGTTGTGTACGTTGCTTTATGCTCCCAGTTGCCTTTTTCCGGCTGAGGGCGTATTAGGTGTACATCGAGCAGGGCGTATGGGCGGGCGAGGTATTCGCGAATGAGCGTGCGCAGTGAATAACCGTCGGGAACATCCTGGGCGGCAAAAGCGATCGCTTCCATGCCTTCATGGTTCCCGATGTAGAGCGCACGCGCGTTGTGGAAATTTTGCGAAATAATTGTGATCTTCTCCTGATTGAAGACGTCTTTGCAGCGTACTACGGAATCGAACGTCCGATAGCCAGCGTAATCAAGGGTCATCACGGATGCCGGAACGCCCAGCTTGACCAGTGCCCGCTGCATGTCGACCGGCTCGTTGTAGTACTCCGAATCGTTATTGCCGCTCAGGATCAGGTATTTGACTTTTCCTTCTTTCCACAAGCGGGCCGTAGCCTCCATCCGATAGCGAAAGAACAGGTTCTCCTTACCAGACCGCACAAACTTACTCGTGCCCAGTACAAGGCCGATATCATTAGCAGGGAGTTCCCGAACGTCAAAATAGATCTGATTCTGTGTATTATGAACAACCCACCAATTGCTGATCAGCACAACCATGGCACCACTGAAGCTAACCGCAATGGCAAACTTAATGGTCCATTTGACCACGCGAATACCAACCGCTTCGCGGGGCGTATCGTCACTGTAGTCGGTGGCCAACGTCGTATTCATTCTACAGATGAAAATGTGGATTCTCGATCAATCCGACAACATTACCAAATGGATCATTTACCGTTGCGGTTTTGATGCCGTCACCCACATCCTGTATGTCGGTATGCAGTACCGCTCCTAAGTTAATCAGTCGATGCAGCACTTCATGAATCGCAGCGACACCCCAGTACGTGATCGTGCTTCCTTCCGCTACGACCGCGTTCGGATCAAGACCCAATTCGTATCCGCCCACATTGAACCCAACGTAAAACGGCTCATCAAAATAGGGCTCGCTCGCCAGCGCCTTTGTATACCACGCCTTTGTCGCGGCAAGGTCCGGCGCTGCGTAGATGACCGTACGTAATCCTAAAAAGGGCTTTTCTTCCATACTGTTCGCAAACCCTACAGGCTCGATCCAGACCTGTAGGGTTCGGTTAGTCTATGAAAACAATCCTAATTGCATTGACTCTTTTTCGTCCGATTCCGTTGCATCGGCAGCGTCCGGTTCTACGATCGAAGCCGTTAACAGGTTCGGTTGGGCGGGCGCGACAACAACTTTGGGTTCCAGAAGTTTCACCTCTTTAACCTTCGCGAACGGCAGTTTATTCCCCAACGCTTTCCAGCCCCGTACTTCAATGAAACCCTCCGGTTCGAGCACCATTTTCTCGAGCGGGCCCCGCTCCTTCACCTGGTGAATGATTTCAATGCGTGGATAACGGTCGGCGGTTATGGCTAAGTTTTTAGACCCTTTCACTTCACCGATGAAACTAAATTTCTTATCGATCGACGTGGTTTCAACCTTGAACCGTTTCACGTACCATGCTTTCTGATTCGCTTCGTAATAAATGGCCGAAAGCACCAGTTCCGGGTCAAATTTCGTCAGTATGGCTAATTCATTCGGCTCGTACCGATTGGTAAGATCGAAGGTGGTTAACTCATACTGCCCGTCTTTATAAACGACCAGAATACTATCTTTCGCATTAAAATTGCCCAGAGGCCGTCCGCGTTCGTCGCGGTTCAGCCGGCCTAGGTGATCATCGTACCAGATGTCTACGCCACCCAGCGTTGATACGCCACCCGACTTCTGTGTAATTTTTCGCACCGGGTATTTCGTCAGAATGTTACCCTGCGCCCCCCGGTTTTTGATGCCAACCGACGCAAAATCAAAGTCGAACTGCTTGATTTTAGCCGACGACTGCGCCGTCAGGTTGATGGTGATAACCTCCGCTTCCCCATTATCGTTGGCACTGAAATAAGTCAACTTCGATTTTGGATTTCCCATCGTCAGGTCATATTCGCGATCCCGCGTGACGCCCGTAACGGGAAAACGTTTCGCCATCGAAATCCCCGAATTTCCATCCAGATAAACGAGGTTATAAATCTTGCGTTCGTCGTTCTTCTTAAATACCGAAACGTACACAATATCCTTGCCAACGAATATCTTTTCCTGCACTTTAACCACCATGCACTTTGCATCGCGCCGGAAAATGATCACATCGTCGATGTCGGAGCAATCACTGACGTATTCGTCCTTCTTCAACCCATAGCCGACAAAACCACCTTCCCGGTCTACATACAGCTTCTGGTTAGCTGCCGCTACGACGCTGGCTGCAATGGTATTGAACGCCCGTATTTCGGTCTTGCGCTCCCGGCCTTTGCCGTATTTCTTTTGCAGATCCTTGTAATACGCAATCGCATAACGGGTGATATTGGCCAGATGATCGTCGGTTTCAGCCAGTTCCTGCTCCAGTCGGCGCATCAGTTCGTCCGCCTTAAACCCATCATATTTGGAGATGCGTTTAATCTTGATTTCAGTTAGGCGAATCAGATCGTCTTCGTTGATCTCTCGGTAAAACTGCTTTTTAAACGGCTTAAGCGCTTTGTCGATCGTTGCCAGCACGGCCTCGAACGTTTCGCACTCCTCGATCTTCCGATAGATCCGGTTTTCGATGAAAATCTTCTCCAGCGAGCTATACAGCAACCGCTCCATTAACTCACTACGCCGGATTTCCAGTTCGCGTTGCAACAGCTGCACCGTTTGGTGGGTGTTGACGCGCAGAATGTCCGTTACGCTGACGAAATGGGGCTTGTCACCGATGATAACGCAGGCATTGGGCGAGATCGACACCTCACAATCCGTGAAGGCGTAGAGGGCATCAATGGTCACGTCGGGCGATACGCCGGGCTGAAGGTGTACCAGAATTTCGACGTCTTTGGCGGTGTTATCGACCACCGCAGCCACGTTGCGACTGGGGGCTTTGATCCGGATTTTACCTACTTCAGCGGCTTTGACGATCGATTCGATCAGTTGCGGTGTCGTCACGCCAAAGGGAACGTCCCGGATCGCCAGGGTTTTCTTATCGACCTCTTCAATCTTGGCCCGAACCCGAACCTTACCGCCCCGATGCCCGTCGTTGTAGTTGCTGACATCGATATGACCACCCGTCTGAAAATCGGGGAACAGCGAAACGGGTTTATCTTTCAGGATATTGATCGACGCATCGACCAGTTCGTTAAAGTTATGCGGCAGAATTTTGGTCGAGAGTCCAACGGCAATACCTTCAACACCCTGTGCAAGCAGCAACGGAAATTTTACGGGCAAGGTAACCG of Spirosoma agri contains these proteins:
- a CDS encoding VOC family protein — protein: MEEKPFLGLRTVIYAAPDLAATKAWYTKALASEPYFDEPFYVGFNVGGYELGLDPNAVVAEGSTITYWGVAAIHEVLHRLINLGAVLHTDIQDVGDGIKTATVNDPFGNVVGLIENPHFHL
- a CDS encoding DNA gyrase/topoisomerase IV subunit A; translation: MMNEENQEPIDDEQSPNDAEQAAEGAVPTDAIGPDEQPIDTISEVLHDQTVVSGLYENYFLDYASYVILERAVPAVEDGLKPVQRRILHALKEMDDGRFNKVANVIGQTMQFHPHGDASIGEALVNIGQKELLFDTQGSWGDVRTGDGAAAPRYIEVRLSKFAQDAVYNDKTTEWQLSYDGRKREPVTLPVKFPLLLAQGVEGIAVGLSTKILPHNFNELVDASINILKDKPVSLFPDFQTGGHIDVSNYNDGHRGGKVRVRAKIEEVDKKTLAIRDVPFGVTTPQLIESIVKAAEVGKIRIKAPSRNVAAVVDNTAKDVEILVHLQPGVSPDVTIDALYAFTDCEVSISPNACVIIGDKPHFVSVTDILRVNTHQTVQLLQRELEIRRSELMERLLYSSLEKIFIENRIYRKIEECETFEAVLATIDKALKPFKKQFYREINEDDLIRLTEIKIKRISKYDGFKADELMRRLEQELAETDDHLANITRYAIAYYKDLQKKYGKGRERKTEIRAFNTIAASVVAAANQKLYVDREGGFVGYGLKKDEYVSDCSDIDDVIIFRRDAKCMVVKVQEKIFVGKDIVYVSVFKKNDERKIYNLVYLDGNSGISMAKRFPVTGVTRDREYDLTMGNPKSKLTYFSANDNGEAEVITINLTAQSSAKIKQFDFDFASVGIKNRGAQGNILTKYPVRKITQKSGGVSTLGGVDIWYDDHLGRLNRDERGRPLGNFNAKDSILVVYKDGQYELTTFDLTNRYEPNELAILTKFDPELVLSAIYYEANQKAWYVKRFKVETTSIDKKFSFIGEVKGSKNLAITADRYPRIEIIHQVKERGPLEKMVLEPEGFIEVRGWKALGNKLPFAKVKEVKLLEPKVVVAPAQPNLLTASIVEPDAADATESDEKESMQLGLFS
- a CDS encoding SanA/YdcF family protein, whose product is MNTTLATDYSDDTPREAVGIRVVKWTIKFAIAVSFSGAMVVLISNWWVVHNTQNQIYFDVRELPANDIGLVLGTSKFVRSGKENLFFRYRMEATARLWKEGKVKYLILSGNNDSEYYNEPVDMQRALVKLGVPASVMTLDYAGYRTFDSVVRCKDVFNQEKITIISQNFHNARALYIGNHEGMEAIAFAAQDVPDGYSLRTLIREYLARPYALLDVHLIRPQPEKGNWEHKATYTTKK